In a genomic window of Narcine bancroftii isolate sNarBan1 chromosome 7, sNarBan1.hap1, whole genome shotgun sequence:
- the LOC138740057 gene encoding teneurin-4-like, with the protein MDIKERKPYRSLTKSRHEKERRYTSSSVESEDVKMPHKSYSSSETLKAYDQEPRLVYSSRVKEVIHQESDEYCRPGTNFSLHELGLTEATPQFTAGYHTEVGLSHRGYSLSTGSDVDTETDGVTSPDNAMKLWGRNIKSSRSSCVSSRANSALTLTDTEQENTENVLAMAGDIALSALIFFHFAERSS; encoded by the exons ATGGATATAAAAGAACGGAAACCCTACCGGTCTTTAACTAAAAGCAGACATGAGAAAGAGCGACGCTACACCAGTTCTTCAGTGGAAAGCGAAGATGTCAAAATGCCTCACAAATCCTACAGCTCCAGTGAAACGCTCAAAGCCTATGATCAGGAGCCGAGGTTGGTCTATAGTAGCCGTGTCAAAGAAGTAATTCACCAGGAATCGGATGAATATTGCAGACCAG GAACAAATTTTTCTCTACATGAGTTGGGACTTACTGAAGCTACACCTCAGTTCACTGCTGGGTATCATACAGAAGTGGGTCTGTCACATCGTGGATATTCCCTGAGCACAGGCTCCGACGTTGACACAGAGACAGATGGAGTCACATCTCCCGATAATGCCATGAAACTTTGGGGGCGGAATATTAAGTCTTCACGCAGCTCCTGTGTATCAAGTCGAGCAAATTCTGCACTTACTCTTACCGACACAGAGCAAGAGAATACAGAAAATG TTCTGGCGATGGCTGGAGACATAGCATTGTCAGCtcttattttctttcattttgcgGAGAGGTCCAGTTAA